The DNA segment CAGCTCTTCCGAAAATACCAGGCCACTACCTTCGTCCGATACCTGACAAAACTCCGCATGGAGCACGCCCGGGAACAACTGCTCCTCTCGGGAAGCAGGGTTGTGGAAGTCGCCGAAGCCTGCGGCTACCGCGACATCTATTACTTCAGCCACTGTTTCAAGCGGCATACCGGGCTTCCGCCCAAGGCGTACCGTGAAAAAAACCTCTAGCCTCCCCCGGAAGCGTCCATGGAAGCATCCCTGGAAAGGCCCCTGGAGCATCGGCCACAAGATACTCGCCGCCACGGTCCTGATCGTCACGGTGGTGCTCTGCTTTTCCAGCGCCGCCTACTTCTTCTATTTTTCCCGGACCACGGAGAAACTCATCGATCGGCAATCCCGGGAAATCACCAAACAGATTGTTTTCAACTACGACCGCTACATCAGCAGCGTCATCGAAACGGCGAACTTTCTTCATCTGACCGTCACGAACCGGGATGTGGATCGGGAACTCCCCCAGATACAGGAAATATTCTCCCTGAACTCGCAAATCAAGAGAGACCTGGCCTCGATCTTTCTCTTCGATGATCAGGGGCGCCCCCTGGCAGGCGATGTTCCGACCCTGGAACCCCAGGCGGTTCGCCAGACCCCCTGGTTTCATCGGGCCCGCACCTACCCCGATATTTTCCACTTCTCCCTGGGCCAGAGCCTGAACGCTGCGACCCCCCGGGCCGAGGAAGTGATCACCGTGGTGCAGCAGGTTCAGTACCTGAACCAGGGGTCTCTGGCCGAAGGGCTCCTGGTGTTGGAGCTCAACACAAATGTAATAAAGGACCTGGCCCGAAAAACCAACCTGGGAGAGTTCGGCCACCTTCTCATCCTGGATAACCAGGGCTCCCTTGTATATACCTCATCCTGGGGCATCCACTCCGAGGGAAGCTACCGCTACAGCCGGAATCGCTACCTGGGGGTCCACCGAAAACGGATCAGGGGCATCGATTTCTACATTAACGTGAACAGTCTCTACCAAACCCGATGGCGCATCGTGACCGTCCTGAACGTAGACGTGGTCACCCAGACTCAAAACCATCTTGTGGTGGCAATCGTTCTGATCTTTCTGGGCTCTCTGGGGATAACGGCCATGATCGCCGGATTTCTCTCCTTCAGAATATCAAAACCGATCCACGAACTAAAACGAATCATGGCACGGATTGAAAGGGGAGACCTCTCGACGCCCATAGCGATCGAGGGCCAGAGGGAAATCGTCGAGCTTTCCCGGTCCTTCAGGCGCATGGTCGATCGAATCAGATCGCTCATGGACAAACTGGTGGAAGAACAAAAAGAAAAACGCAAGACAGCTCTCCGGGCGCTTCAAAACCAGATTAACCCTCATTTTCTGTATAACACCCTGGACTCCATCATTGGACTGGCCGAGGAGGGCAGAAACCAGGATGTAGTGAAAACCGTAGCAGCCCTGGCAAAGTTCTTCCGCCTCAGTATCTCCAGGGGAGCAACCTTCATCCCCGTCCAGGACGAGGTAGAACAGATCAACAGCTACCTCACCATCCAGCAGATCCGCTACGCCCGGAAATTCAGCTATACCATCTCCATGGGGGAGAAGATGAAGGAACACCTGATCATGAAACTTTTGTTGCAGCCCCTGGTGGAGAACGCCCTTTACCACGGAATGGGTGACGATGAAAACAGAATATCTATCCAGGGAGAAATGGCAGGAGATCGCATGATCTTTCGTGTCACCAACAGCGGCTACGGCCTCACGGACGAGAAGATTCACGAGATTCACCGCATGATCCAGAGTCAGGACGCGCAATCCAGCGTGGGGTTGAAAAACGTCTACCAGCGGCTGAAACTATACTACGGCGACGCGGCCGATCTGCGAATATCCAGTGTCATCGACGAAAGCACCACCGTGACCCTTGTGATTCCTCCTCCATCCGCACCGGAGTCCATCCCGGGGGGCACGTCATGATTCATTCTCTTTTCCGGGCAACCGCCCGCACCCCCGTCCTGCAAAAAATCCTGGTTCTTCCGATGGTCCTTCTTGTTCTTGCAGGGTGTCAGCCCCCGGCGCAAAAGGTCGCTCTTTTTCCGTACAATCTGGAAGATCCCTACATTCGCTCCCTGGTGGAGCACATTGTCGACGAAACCCGGAATACCTTTCGTCTCACCCTGTGGGACGCCCAGAACTCCCAGGTAATGCAGAACGAAGGAATCGAGCGTGCCATAGCCGAAGGAGCTGATCTGCTTATCGTCAATCCCGTGGATCGTCTCAGCGCCTACACGATCATCCTTCACGCCCGGGAGCACAACATCCCCCTGATCTTTTTTAATC comes from the Alkalispirochaeta americana genome and includes:
- a CDS encoding cache domain-containing sensor histidine kinase, whose amino-acid sequence is MKKTSSLPRKRPWKHPWKGPWSIGHKILAATVLIVTVVLCFSSAAYFFYFSRTTEKLIDRQSREITKQIVFNYDRYISSVIETANFLHLTVTNRDVDRELPQIQEIFSLNSQIKRDLASIFLFDDQGRPLAGDVPTLEPQAVRQTPWFHRARTYPDIFHFSLGQSLNAATPRAEEVITVVQQVQYLNQGSLAEGLLVLELNTNVIKDLARKTNLGEFGHLLILDNQGSLVYTSSWGIHSEGSYRYSRNRYLGVHRKRIRGIDFYINVNSLYQTRWRIVTVLNVDVVTQTQNHLVVAIVLIFLGSLGITAMIAGFLSFRISKPIHELKRIMARIERGDLSTPIAIEGQREIVELSRSFRRMVDRIRSLMDKLVEEQKEKRKTALRALQNQINPHFLYNTLDSIIGLAEEGRNQDVVKTVAALAKFFRLSISRGATFIPVQDEVEQINSYLTIQQIRYARKFSYTISMGEKMKEHLIMKLLLQPLVENALYHGMGDDENRISIQGEMAGDRMIFRVTNSGYGLTDEKIHEIHRMIQSQDAQSSVGLKNVYQRLKLYYGDAADLRISSVIDESTTVTLVIPPPSAPESIPGGTS